Part of the Candidatus Neomarinimicrobiota bacterium genome, ATTATGAGCGGAATCATCGGAATGTTATTCACTTCCACGATCTTCGGTGCATCCGGGGAGAAGATCAGCTCACTTGAAAAACAGATTGACCGAAAATATCAGGTCATCGGAGAAAAATATCCGGAGTATACGGTCGATGGGGAATGGAAATTCCGGGAAAAGCCGAACTGGTTTTCCGGGTTTATCGGGGGACAGTACTGGCTCACATACGAATTGACAGGCAAACAGAAATATAAAGAGTGGGCCCTCGCCAGAGCGGATCACTTACTTCAATTTGCCGACCTGGACAACACTCACGATATGGGATTCATCTTTTTGCCGACGGCAGTACGCT contains:
- a CDS encoding glycoside hydrolase family 88 protein, translating into MNSFFRVIMSGIIGMLFTSTIFGASGEKISSLEKQIDRKYQVIGEKYPEYTVDGEWKFREKPNWFSGFIGGQYWLTYELTGKQKYKEWALARADHLLQFADLDNTHDMGFIFLPTAVRSYKETGQEKYRKAGIQAAEMLAKRFNENGEFIRAWGKLGTPEKAGWMIIDTMMNLELLFWAAEETGNWEYYDIA